The genomic DNA atttttattgaaaaaaaaacctcactgATGATAGGCTAACTGGCCTATAGGTGTTGTAGTCCCTAAGATGgacagatacagttcatcctgagGATTCACTGTTCCACGTGTATGTGTACCATTAAAACATGGTTTATAAAACCAtgacaattattattataatgattatatattattattttatattatataaatgtggtagggggtgcctgctctgtctctccttcagtTAAAGGGTTCTTGGCTTAAAGAACGTTGAAGACTCTTGGCTTAATCCATAAATCTGcttgtttctctgttttctaTTAGCAACCCAGTTGACCTGAGCAACCCTGCAATAGTGAGCACCACTCCGAAgtttcaggaacagtttcttaACTCCAGCACTATCCCTCATGAGGTGGTGCTGCATCCATGTTTGAAACAGCTACCCCAAATCTTCTTCAGGGCCATGCGGGGCATCAGCTGCTTAGTGGATGCCTTCTTAGGtaagaatgaaaatgaaaagctcAGAGTGATTGGcacctttttttcaaaagtgcAACAAAACATGTTAACTTTACTGCTCATTTTCCAATGCatgatgttttatttctttttttgatttttgaaattGAGTTGTTCCTACCTCCTAGGCAGCTACCTGCTTCAGTAGGGTAACCTGTTACATTCAACAGGCTTTTGTTAAAGGATTAGACTGCAAAGATTTTCAAAGCCTCTCCTGCAGTACATGCAAAAGAGATGTTACTttgacaacaaaataaaatcagacaTAGTGTTATTGTGATCTCAAGCAATTGTACAGTTGATGCACGTACATTTTCCTACTGTAATGAAATCAAAGGATACCGATGGGTGACTGGAGGGTAggaaaaatacattcaaaaatctaaaagaattgtttttataaaagtGTACACAGAAGTGTAAATTATAGTAATTAGGAAACTTAGTAAGTTAGTAGTGAAAATTGTAATATGCTCTGAAAGGCATTTAAACTATTAACAGCAATTCCAAGCATTTATTTCTTGTAACAGTTTTACTCCTTTCCAGTTGATATTCTGGGCAGAACTCCTGAGTAAAATCAAGACGGAGGATGTCAGTCAGTAGTCCCTGTTGAAACATTGGAATAAAAATATGTCGGTGTGATTTTTCTCTTTACACCGTAGGTGTCTCTGTTGAAAAGAGAGATGTACGGGAGAAGGTGGTCTCTTTTTGTCAAGTGCGGCCCTCTCATGGTACAGACATTAGCTGATGCATCATAAAATGAGATGGGCATATGATGGAGTCTATTTATTGGTGGTGATGGTATTAACAACTGGGCTTAGTCTTGCCGTAGCAAAATGATTGTTCTAGGCATTCCGATTAACCTACAAGATCTTCAACAAGGGGTCTGTTGCGGGTACCAAAGTAAATCAAGAAGGATAGATGACTATTGCTGATTCATCTCTAACCATTGTCTTGCATGTCTATGGATGAAAATTGTCCATGATCAATCACAGACTGTGAAGCCACTtaattttcttctctctctctcgctctctctcgctctcgctctctctcataacattagaaactggaaaaaggcttcaaatgattatatttaaccaaaacaagttctgtCCACTGGAAAAGTGGAGGAATGAAAATGTGTGTCTTGTTTGCTAATCAAAAATCTTTTTACTCCCTTGCTATGGGTGGAAGAACACTAAATTTAGTCCCAGCTCATTTTACCTTTCTGCCAACAGGTATTTCACGTCCCAGAGCTGACAGTGCCCCGCCCACCCCAGTCAACAGAATGAGCATGTCTCCACCCCCCTCCATCACCAACACCACCCCCCCTCACAGCCGCAAGCAACGGCATACAGTGGTcaccaaaacaacaagcaagAGTTCAACTGTAAGTTCAAGTGttacattaacataaaaatatagtAAGTGCAGAGTTGGAAAAAATTAtggtctgttttattttaattttgttatcCTATAACATTGTTTGAAGACAATCTATAAACAGAGCAGGGCTGATTATAAAGCTACACTCGCCGAGACTTTTACAGAAGAATACACTACACTTGTCAAGGTCAGTGTGTGGATCACCTTTCctgccatttgttttttactattTAAGTGAAGAAATCTCAACAAATCTTCTTTTTACCTGACCTTTGCTGTGTGTGATCTGTTAGTTAATTAGAGCCGTGGTTTTGCAATCTGAATTTAACATGATCATGCATGGTTTTGTGTCATCCCGGCTTGATTACGGCAACTCCGTTTTCCCCTGTCTCAACAAGTCGTCCCAGGACCGTTTACAACTGGTCTAGAACTCGGCTGCAAGGCTGTTGAGCAGGTCCAGCAGGATGTCACACATCACTCCTGTTTTCTCCTTGTTACGTTGGCTTCCAATCAAGTTCAGGATCCAGTTTAAAGTTCTTGTTCTTACATAAAAAGCATTGCATGGTCAGGCACCTGTTTATATATCTGACCTGCTCCATCCATCTATTACGGTCACTCAAGTCTTAAAACCAGGGATTACTGGTGGTCCCACGCACTTGTATGAAAACTAAAGCTGACCGTTTCTTTCAAGTGGTCGCTCTGACTCTGTGGAGCGCCCTTTCTATTGACTTATGTTAcgcttttaaaaagcagctgaagacacaCTTGTTTCAACTCGCTTTTGTCTCATATTTGTAATTTCGGGATTTTAGTCTTTTAATCTTTTACCTTTATTGgtattatattttgtgtttgcttgtttattttctgttttggatCCTACtctattaaaaagaaaaatgtttattgtgtgaagcactttgtgaatCTGTAAAAGGTGCTTTATCAAATAAATTATTAGTTACACTAGTCATGTTGTCAACAGCCTAATCAGATATCTTCCTATATCCCTTCCCACCCTGCAGAGCAGTGGTATTCAACCAACCAAAGCAtcccagcagcaacagcagcagcaacaaactTCATCCTCCCCGACCCTGCTTTCCAGCCCCAACCAGAGCAGTTGGGAGACTCGGCCCTTGCCGGCCCCAGCGCGGCCAAAGGTCAACAGCATCCTCAATCTATTCGGCCAGTGGCTGTTCGACGCTGCACTGGTCCATTGTAAGCTCCACAGCGGCCTCAGCCGAGACCCCAGCATGACCGGTAAGAAGTGGGGCGATGGTTAATAGAATTTTCTTTTATGCATGGGCAGGTAGGTGTTTTGTTGCTGTTCATAAGTACGTGTTTTTTGTggagttatgttttttttggtgttatttttttactgtatgtcGTTGGGatatcctttttgttttttcacctttttctctAAAACTTCTTTGTGCCCTTCTGTGTGTGGGGGGCTTGGTTAGAAGTGGCCTGGTATGAGATTTCCATCGGATTCTAATCCATTTACATCTACCAACTATATAAACCTAGCTAAAACTGCATATAGACTATAATCATATGTTAAGGACTTCATACAGCCATTTTATTGATAAAATCATCGCCAGAGGGGTCAATGACAGCacataaaaatactttaaaaatttggctggtcattggctctccatttgttttctcttttgggtGTAGTGTTCTGCACGTGTCTACCATGTCTGATTAATGTTAAGAGTTGTTATGGGTCAAAAGTCATGTATTGaggagaacaaaaaaacacacacacaattcatgCCTGATATGAATTGATCCCAACATATTGGATCTGCTTTGATTTTGTGTCTCTCCACTATTTCTGTTATCTTGCAGCCTCTTTTATCCAAATTCTCCTTTCTTATAAATCTTGTAAGTAGGAACAGCAGCTTTTTTTCCTCACTTAATTTGCGTTTCTTGACAAGTCTTCCTGCTTTTTAGTTAAGTTCCTCATGATCATCGCCATTATCGTCATTTTCTGTTCCCACTGCTTGTCATATATAAAAGTTCACCAGCGTTCTCTCAGCGTTTCTCCAAAGGTGATGGAATGGGTTTCACCAACTGACCACTTGTCTCAACCATAACGTTGCCAGTTTGTGACAACGCAACCCTGTTTTAAGTTCCCATTGTTCTTTTCCCTTGGGTCACACTAATCcttattatttagtttatttatttaccccCCTCAAGTTAAgcttttatgttgttgttttttatcattTCCCTTTGTATTGTCAGTTCACTTGAGTTTTGATTTTACTGGTTTGGTGCCTCAGTGCATGAAGTGAATGTTCTCTACTTTGATTGACAGTCATATAATTGCAACAGTGAGGGAGCTGACATAGGGATTTTGCCTTGTGATCTTGCAGCTGAAACATTTTATTACTAGCACACTACACTTGGTCATACTTTGTACCAGTGATAGGTAGAACCTCTGTGGCAAAATCTTTGTGTCTCAGTTCCCTTTGTGCTTTTAAATGTGAGCGTGTGTTTGCAGTCATTGaagtctttgttttctcttgttgtgattatgttgtgATCTTGTAGCGATTAAATATCTgctttgattcttttttttaactttctttttttttactgttttcttttattttagtgTGCATATAGTAGCTGCATTTCGATGTTTGCTTGTTATTCAGTCATGCATGTATACTACTGACCAAATTACAACTCAGGGTCCTTTCATTCTCTGTCTTTTTGCACTCTCTACAGCAATAGCCACTCAAGTAGGTCTGGAGCTAAGGAGGAAGGGATCCCAAATGTCCACTGACTCCATGGTGTCCAACCCCATGTTTGACGCCAACGAGTTCCCAGAGAGTTACGAGGCAGGACGAGCTGAGGCCTGCGGGACTCTCTGCCGCATCTACTGTAGCAAGAAAACTGGAGAAGATATTTTGCCTGTATACCTGTCCAGGTAACTTAGTCAAGagttttatattttatcatgacaattttttttatgaaagcaaCAACCTAACTGTGGACATGGTTTTAGTCTCAttgaatattttgttttgttttgtttttgtaactttttttaaactataattATCCTTTCTCTTCCTGGTAGGTTCTACATGGTCCTGATTCAGGGTCTCCAGATCTCTGATTTTATCTGCAGACCAGTTCTGGCTTCTATCATTCTCAACTCGTCCTCTCTCTTCTGTACTGACCTAAAGGGAATCAATGTGGTGGTGCCCTACTTCATAGCTGCCCTGGAGACTATTGTACCAGACAGGTTAGACTGGTTTGGGATTGGTTACCATTTAATTAACAGCTTGTGTTTACTGGATAACATTGTCCGATCATATGATTTTAGTGAGATTTATCTTTATAGGTTTTAAGAATATATCTTGAAGTACATACACGAGATGCGTTTTTCTTTAACAGGGAGCTGTCCAAATTCAAGATGTATGTTAATCCTACCGATCTGAGGAGAGCCTCTATAAACATCCTGCTTGCCATGCTGTCATTGCCACATCATTTTGGCAACATCAAATCAGAGGTAACAGCTTtggtatcttttttttttttttatctaccaCTTAAGTGCAGCATTTAGTATGTTTTTGGGTTTGCAGTGTGTGAAATGAATCATATATTGTCATTGCAGCTTATGTGAAATCCTTGTCGAAACATTTCAGTAGTACAGTTCCGTACCATAAAGCCACATGTAGGTAAAAACCCATTCGCTGGGTTCTTTACCATGTTGCTGTTGTGCTTTAGGTTCTATTGGAAGGAAAGTTCAATGAGGAGGATGGGTGGCCTCATGACCAGCCTGTGTCTTTCCTGTCCCTGAGGCTACGTCTTGTCAATGTCCTCATAGGAGCACTTCAGACTGAGActgacaccaccaacacacagctCATCCTGGGTATCTACTGGCTTCTTCATTTCTTAATGATCTGATTAGTTAAACCATGTTTTGACTGTGTTGGAGTCTATTATTCTATGTATTGTTTAATTATTGAACACCCTCCTCTCTCAGGTGCAATGCTAAATATTGTTCAAGACTCGGCACTGTTGGAGTCCATAGGTGCACAGACTGAAACAGTAAGACTCAGATCACTGCTGTTATCTAATGATGAACCATTAACATTTTATAATGCTAGAAGCAGAGTGATGCACTAGACATCAATATTGCTTTGTTTCTGTGGTTGTAGGGGAGTGTTGATGGGAGCCACATGACTGTGAGAAGTCAAAGTCACAGCCGTACTAACAGTGGCATTAGTTTCACCAGTGGGGGAAGCACGGAGGCCACCAGCCCAGACTCTGAGCGTCCTGCCCAGGCCCTGCTTCGAGACTACGGTAAGACACACAGCTTCTCCGTATAAACTAATATCCTTGTGCTCGCTGAAATAACACAGTGGTGCCAGCTTTGGTCAGATTGTGCATAACATGCTGGAactttatttcctgtgataagtACCTTCTTTCTGAACAATGCAAAACTAATTGAATTTAACACGTTTGTTCTTTATAGCTAACGTGGTTAAAGTGGTATTCAGAGTTAAGAAGCGTTGGGTAAAATGTCTTTGTAGGTGAAACCAAGTTATTTGCTGTGATGCTGTGGCACTGTTATGTATGAAGTGCCTGCTGACTTCATAATTCTCTCTGATTGATTGGTTGCCTAATCAAAGTCCTTTCAAAgactttgtcttttctttactTGGGCTGAGCGATGTTTAGAAACAATAGCCActctcatttcatttttccCTCAAGTTTATATCTACTTTCACTAAACACTGGGCTGCTTATCGGCAACTTTGTCTAACAGGAAATGGGAGTGTGGGTTCCTGTGGGACAGGACGGTGACATTGTGTTGTGAGGCTCAGTACTGGACAGTAAAAACAAGACTTCAGAGTGGGTAGAGGTCTGGAGACAGCTGTTATATACGCTACCCTACTTTGACTGCTTTGTTTCTGGCAGAGGTTGCAAACCCATTCTACCACCACACCAAATTCCATTCTCAAATTAACACTTTGGagcttcttttctttaaagtttCTTTAATATGTAAAGGAACAGAAAGAATATTTATCAGTTACTTCAAAATCCACATGCACCGTTCTTCATATTCTATGGTCTACCTCAGCTAAAAACCCAGAATCCCTCAGTATGTTAGCATCTCACTACTGAGCTTTTTAATTAGTTCAGTCTAGTTTGATTAAATCAtacataacattttattttcgtTCAAAATCAAAACTCTATCGCTCAGCCCTATTTATTCAGCAATTTATTTACTCTCTATATTTTAGTCTATCTGAATTTCTCTAAACATTGTGTGCTGTACTTCTTTTAAACTCAGTTCTAATGCATGTTTTTAATACCATATAATTAATAACTCTGTATCCAGAACGTTTTATCCTGTTGTCCTGCATACCTTAGCTGTTTTGCCTGAATCATGCTTTGCTCTATTCTTTGCGGTGTTTGGTATTTTGGGGTGTTATATGGTCTAGCTCTTCCAGATACGGCGGCAGGCCTGCTGGTGCGCAGCATTCACCTGGTCACTCAGAGACTCAACTCCCAGTGGAGGCAAGACATGAGCATTTCACTGGCTGCCTTGGAGCTGCTGGCTGGGCTCGCCAAGGTAAAGGTACAATGTCCAAACATCAAAGAGACTCAGTGTAACAATCTACAATCATTACCAGCTGGCCAGGCCATGGTGAGACTGTTGTATGTCTTTCACTCATACCTCAACCAGCAGAAGCCTTTGCATTGCTCTATAACAACAACAGCAAGAACAACTCTATCACTTTACCACAGCTGTTTTGACCAATGTTTACAGAAAAACCTCTATTCAAGTTAACTGGTGCACCTGCTATGAGATGTTTCAGTTTCTAAATAAGGTTACATTAGTTAAATAGACAGTAATTGgctataaaatgtaaatatctgACACTTTGAGAGTGCTGAGGAGCAGAGAAAGAAGAGGCAAAGGTAACAGAGGTTTCATAGAGATTATTGAAATGACATACTGCTGGTTCTGtaactttaaaactttttagTAATATTTTGCAAATAGTCAAGTGTGTCTTAATTGAGTAAAACAACCAATCACTTATGCACCCAAGCCTACAGAAAAAGTGCACAAAATTGTTTTGTAATCTAGCTcatgtaatacatttttctgtatttgttgtatATGTCTTAACCAGGTAAAGGTGGGAGTGGACTCTTCAGACCGTAAACGTGCTGTCAGCTCTATATGTGGGTACATCGTGTACCAGTGTAGCCGTCCTGCTCCTCTTCAGTCCCGAGACCTCCACTCCATGATTGTAGCTGCCTTCcagtttctctgtgtgtggctCACAGAACACCCTGACATGCTGGATGAGAAGGTAAGTTTAAAGACTGAACTAAGATTTCCTTCAGATATTTTGTTTGGTCATAGAGGAATAGAATTATATTGTAAAATTCACCTTCTACCAAGAACGTGTAGAAAACTGCATAACTTCGCCATTTCTCTTAGATACAATATTTACTCTGAATTTTATTGGCAATTGTGTTTAAGTCTTAGCCTCATTTAtgtgaaagagaaatatgcACTCTTGCTCTGAGATTCAATCCCCaacctctttttcttttggatCAGGATTGTTTGGTAGAGGTGTTGGAGATTGTAGAGCTGGGAATCTCTGGCAGCAAGTCCCGACAGGAACAGGAAGTCCGACACAAAGGGGAGAAGGAGCACAACCCAGCTTCAATGAGGGTTAAGGACGCTGCTGAGGCAACTTTGTCCTGGTGAGGTTCCAAAAACGTTTCTTCAGTATGGACCTGAAACTACAGTTTGGTGATATAGTTTGGTGACAGCAGTTTATGACAACGACACAGAAGAGAACAGTGCTTATGGAAAGTATTCACAGCGCTTCACTTTTTCCCACATTCTGTTAATTAACAGCCTTATTCCAAAAtggattacatttatttttccctCAAAATTCTACACATGATACCCCATAATGacaattaaaataaagtttgtttgagatttttgcaaatttaataaaaattcaaaaacaaagaaatcacAGCCTTAGCAATCAAGCTCAAAATTGAGTTTAGGTACATTCCGTTTCCACTGATCATCCTATTGGAGACCACCTGTGGTAAATACAGTTGATTGGACATGATTTGGAAAGGCACAGGTCCCACAGTTAACCGTGCTTGTCAGATCACTAAACAAGCAGAAGTTGAAGGAACTGTCTGTAGACTCAAGGCACAGATCTGAGGGAGCGTATAGaaacatttctgctgctttaaaggtcccaatGATCACAGTGGTTTCCATCATCCGTAAATGGAAGAAGTTTAAAACCACCAGAACTCTTACTAGAGCTGGTTGTCCCTCTAAACTAAGTGATCGAGGGAAGAAGGGCTTTAGTTAGAGAAGTGACCAATAACCCGATGGTCACTCATGACAGAGCTCCAGGGTTCCTCTGTGGAGAGAGGGGAATCTTCCAGAAGGACGACCATCGTTGCTGAACTCCACCAATCAGGCCTGTATGGTAGATTGTCCAGACGGAAGCCACTTAGTAAAAGGCACATTGCGGCTTCAGGACAACTCTGTAAATGTCCTAAAGTGTCCCAGCCAGAGCCCAGACTTGAATCCCCTTGAACATCTCTGCAAGGATCTGAAAATAGCTGTGCACCAACGCTCCCCATACAACCTGATGGAGCTCGAGAGGTTCTGTAAAGAGGAATGGTGAAACTGGACAAAGATAGGTCTGCCAAGCTTGTGGCTTCAAATTCCAAAAGACTTGAGGCAGTAATTTCTGTCAAAGGTGCCACAACAAAGTATTGAGCAAAAGCTGTGAATActtttattatactttttattatATGTTTTCGTTCTTTATTTCTAATGAAtttgcaaacatttaaaaaaaaaaatgtcatgttgtCATTATGGGGTATTTTGTGTAGaattgaggaaaaaaatgaattcaatCAATTTTGCAATAAGGCTGTAACATTCTAAATTACTCAAACATCAGTCTGTCTGTTACCAGAGAGCAGCCACTTCTAGACATGGTTATTTCTggatattttcacaaaaaagaaaaagttacaacAAAGTTGACTAATCAAAGTcaacaataaaatgttattagCCATGCATTTGAATATCACCTTTACAATATTGTTGACTCCAGAAGGAATtttgtaatttggttaaaatgcACAGTATGTCTTAGTCATTATACTAAGTTATGTaattgttcttcttcttttttttttttttttttttacttctgatGAAATGAACCAGTTTCCCCAGATTTTCTGCTGAACCTCCACACAGCATTAATACAACTATTAGGCAGTAAAACGGCCTTGTCCGTATTGACCTTGTTTGCTGTTTCCCAGTATCATGCAGGTGTTGGGGGCCTTCCCTTCTCCCAGCGGGCCTGCCTCCACCTGCAGCCTGCTGAATGAAGACACCCTGATTCGGTTTGCCAGACTCGGTGCCACAGGAGCCAGCAACTTCCGCTACTTTGTCCTGGACAACTCAGTCATCCTCGCCATGCTGGAGCAACCTCTCGGCAATGAGCAGAGTCAGTAGCTCATCATCTGTCCTCTGACCTAATACCAGTTTATTGAGATATTAACAATGATTAAGATGTTACTaagttcattttaaatgtacaaGTAGTACCTGTATCACCCGCCTTGTACCAAGCACCGtgaaagtaaattaaattaCCTGCAGGCCACCCTGTTTCTCCATAAATGAGAGCATCTCTGTCCTCACAGACCCTAGTCCATCAGTGACCGTCTTGATACGCGGGACGGCTGGCAGACATGCCTGGACCATGCAGCTTTTCCACCAGCCCAGAGGAGCTTGGGCCAATCAGAGGGTAAGATCACACTAGTTTACTGCATCATAAAAGACAACAATGCCAAAACAGTAGCACTTCAGAAATGTTGTTAAAATGGCATGCTAGAGTCTTGCTTTTGTATAATCTCCCGATCTTTTTAGTTTATAATGGAACTATGCTCCATATCTGTCTACTTTTCTCCCTTTACAGCAGGTGTTTGTTCCAGAGGGCCGTCCAACACCCAACAATGGGGTGGGTATCAAGTACAACGTCAAGCAGAGGCCCTTCCCTGAAGAGGTGGATAAGATACCTCTTGTCAAAGCTGATGTCAGTATTCCTGACTTGGATGACATTGTCAGTAAAGAGGTGAGATTGACATCCTGTTGAACCCTACCACCATATGACTCATTACAAATGAAATGATTTTACCTTGGGCACAAGCCAAAACAAGATGGTTGTTGTCATGGCTAAAATACAGCCACGCAATAACTAAATTTACTCATATTTGCTATTATACAAATTCAGGTGTGTTGTATGGGCTGGCAGGAGGATTCGAGAGCCACAAATGCACTGATGAGTAATTTCCCCAACGTGAGTTGTTGAATAGATGAAATTCCACTTGGGTGTCTCTTGGAAAAAAGGGTTAAATCCTCTGGTTTGTTGGAAAACACAAGGATCTTAGATGATGTGCGGTTTCTCAATCCAATGCAATACCCTTCAAATAATATGTAGCATTCAAACCATAACCACAATCGGAAAAATGGCCGCTGAACAGAATCAACACCACTCTGACACGATGTTAAGAAAGTGAACattatagctttaaaaaaaattgaacttGTTGAAGAGCTGTTGTACTGGATTGTATTAGATTGTACAGGTTTTGCTAATACAATGGTTTCTCCAGTTAAGTGTTTTAAAGCACTGGTGCACACTACTGACTCTTTTCACATCAACTTCGGAAGTTGACATCTCAGTATTTGGACTGTGGGATGTGGTCGTTGTGGGTTAAGGCTGAATTCATGCAGTTGAGTGCCATTCATTAGCCAACCCTCTTAAAATTGCCCTATTCCCTTCTTCTTTTCAGCTGGAACTTCAGCATGACAAGCTTCGTATTCTGATGACCAAGCAGATAGAGTATGAGAACGCCTTGGAGCGGCACAGTGAGGAGCTCTGGAAGTCCAAGCTTTACCCTGATCCACGGACCGACTGCAAACCCCCTCCACCCGCGCAGGAGTTCCAGACAGCACGCCTCTTCCTCTCCCACTTTGGCTTTCTGTCTCTGGAGGCGCTCAAGGTTGGTATCATTTGTCTGATCGTGACCGATGAGAAAGTCTCTTGGATTAAAGTTGCGAAAATCATTTTCTGCCAAATTCAGATATTAAATAAGTCCTTTAGCTACTTATACCTAACTTTAATTGGTACTTTTGCGATGTGATTCAATTTAAAGATAATTTGTATGATGTATAACATTTTGTAGcctgttttcaaaatgtatatttgtcaCAAGAGGTTGTATGCTGTAACGTTTGAGGGAATTTAATCATTGCGTGGGCGCCTAGAGCCAAATAATGCATCCACCTCCAAGTGTCTAAGCAACTTCACGACGTCATCAAaaagtcaatgttttgattGAGAAACCTCTGTAGAGACACCTAGCTGCAAAAAAAATTACGTATTGTACATTAAGGTCTGGGGAATGAATGATGCAAAAAAGTTATATTGATAATTATGATGTAATGTGTAAAGTATTAATGAGATATTAATATTGTTAATATagaatgtgtgtatatttgtttattattgaCAGGAGCCCAACAACAGCCGTCTACCTCCTCATCTGATTGGCCTGGAGTCATCCTTGCCAGGGTTTTTTGATGACATAAGCTACCTGGACCTGCTTCCCTGCCGACCATTTgacactgtctttattttctatgTGAGGGCTGGACAGAAAAGCAGCCCTGAGGTAAGGGAACTTGCAACAGATTTTGTAAAACAGTATACCGTTTAACGATTGACACGTTTGGCTTGTATTTTAAATGGAATAAAATGGCTTGAATTTAACATACAGATCTTGACCTTAAGATGTGTAGAATAATCTTTAAATAAGAATGGATGTGTGCTTGGGGTGATTAGATCCTGAGGAATGTGGAGTCATCGTCCAGTGTCCAGCCCCACTTCTTGGAGTTCCTGATGTCCTTGGGCTGGCCTGTGGACGTGGGACGCCACCCAGGGTGGACAGGACACCTGGATACCAGCTGGACCCTCAACTCGTGCTCCGACAGCAATGATATACAACAAACAGGTAAGCTACGAAGCTAACTACTGCATNNNNNNNNNNAAAGATTTTGGAGGAATGCAGATCATTGCATCTGTTATTTATCTATACGTTGGATATTGTTTCTcctatttttttcaatgtagaGGACGCAGCTACTCCGGAGGACACAGGAGGTTCAGTGTTCAACGGGGAGAAGAAAGTTTTATACTATGCTGATGCTCTAACAGAGATTGCCTTTGTTGTTCCATCTTTAACAGAAAATTCTGGTTAGTCATCACTACTTTAAATATGGGTTGatagatattatatatgatGAAAACCCAATCGGGGATTCAGGGGTGACAGAGTTGCCATTTGTTCTTTGTTGTTTCCCAGAGGAGTCATCAGTGCACAGTGACTCCACAGTGGAGGCTGACGCTAACACAGACGTCATGCCTGGTTTACACAAACAACCCAATCTCACACTGGAGCTGTTCCCCAACCATTCTGAAAACTTGGAATCTGCCAAAAAGGTAAATTTGGCTTATGTTGGTGCACTGATTAGGATTTATAAGTGTTTTATATAGCGTTTGCTTAAACTCGCTGTGGATTGTGTTATTTCTGCAGCTAAGTCCTTTGGTAAAGACGAAGAGATCATCAACTGGAAAGTCTTTCCCAGCATTGGGTCCTGAGACAAAGGTGTTTGTGGTCTGGGTGGAGCGCTTTGACGATATCGGTAGGCACATCATGTCATGTAATTTGAGAAAGATAGATTCTATTCCGTTTATTTTTGTAGCATGTTC from Etheostoma spectabile isolate EspeVRDwgs_2016 chromosome 7, UIUC_Espe_1.0, whole genome shotgun sequence includes the following:
- the ralgapb gene encoding ral GTPase-activating protein subunit beta isoform X1; this translates as MYSEWRSLQLVVQSDQGHLSVLHTYPTSVGTEVANAVVKPLGTAVSPVATENILKTDKEVKWTMEVLCYGLTLPLEGDTVKLCVDVYTDWMMALVSPRDSMPQPVVKEPNMYVQTILKHLYNVFVPRPDHHSLNHIRLCQQVLTAVQKLARESVSMVRETWEVLLLFLLRINDTLLAAPTVGVGVAEKLAEKLMAVLFEVWLLACARCFPTPPYWKTAREMLANWRHHPPVVEQWSRVACALTSRLLRFTHGPSFPPFKVPDEDASLIPLEMDNDCVAQTWYRFLHMLSNPVDLSNPAIVSTTPKFQEQFLNSSTIPHEVVLHPCLKQLPQIFFRAMRGISCLVDAFLGVSVEKRDVREKVVSFCQVRPSHGISRPRADSAPPTPVNRMSMSPPPSITNTTPPHSRKQRHTVVTKTTSKSSTSSGIQPTKASQQQQQQQQTSSSPTLLSSPNQSSWETRPLPAPARPKVNSILNLFGQWLFDAALVHCKLHSGLSRDPSMTAIATQVGLELRRKGSQMSTDSMVSNPMFDANEFPESYEAGRAEACGTLCRIYCSKKTGEDILPVYLSRFYMVLIQGLQISDFICRPVLASIILNSSSLFCTDLKGINVVVPYFIAALETIVPDRELSKFKMYVNPTDLRRASINILLAMLSLPHHFGNIKSEVLLEGKFNEEDGWPHDQPVSFLSLRLRLVNVLIGALQTETDTTNTQLILGAMLNIVQDSALLESIGAQTETGSVDGSHMTVRSQSHSRTNSGISFTSGGSTEATSPDSERPAQALLRDYALPDTAAGLLVRSIHLVTQRLNSQWRQDMSISLAALELLAGLAKVKVKVGVDSSDRKRAVSSICGYIVYQCSRPAPLQSRDLHSMIVAAFQFLCVWLTEHPDMLDEKDCLVEVLEIVELGISGSKSRQEQEVRHKGEKEHNPASMRVKDAAEATLSCIMQVLGAFPSPSGPASTCSLLNEDTLIRFARLGATGASNFRYFVLDNSVILAMLEQPLGNEQNPSPSVTVLIRGTAGRHAWTMQLFHQPRGAWANQRQVFVPEGRPTPNNGVGIKYNVKQRPFPEEVDKIPLVKADVSIPDLDDIVSKEVCCMGWQEDSRATNALMSNFPNLELQHDKLRILMTKQIEYENALERHSEELWKSKLYPDPRTDCKPPPPAQEFQTARLFLSHFGFLSLEALKEPNNSRLPPHLIGLESSLPGFFDDISYLDLLPCRPFDTVFIFYVRAGQKSSPEILRNVESSSSVQPHFLEFLMSLGWPVDVGRHPGWTGHLDTSWTLNSCSDSNDIQQTEDAATPEDTGGSVFNGEKKVLYYADALTEIAFVVPSLTENSEESSVHSDSTVEADANTDVMPGLHKQPNLTLELFPNHSENLESAKKLSPLVKTKRSSTGKSFPALGPETKVFVVWVERFDDIENFPLSDLLAETSTGLEASMSNSTSCRSGLLEKDVPLIFIHPLKTGLFRIRLHGAVGKFGMVNPLVDGMVVSRRALGFLVRQTVINVCRRKRLESDLYNPPHVRRKQKITEIVQRYRNKQLEPEFYTSLFHEVGEGKLHL